A portion of the Macaca mulatta isolate MMU2019108-1 chromosome 2, T2T-MMU8v2.0, whole genome shotgun sequence genome contains these proteins:
- the LOC699033 gene encoding LOW QUALITY PROTEIN: olfactory receptor 5H8 (The sequence of the model RefSeq protein was modified relative to this genomic sequence to represent the inferred CDS: deleted 2 bases in 1 codon), with product MDEENATLLTKFLLTGLTYQSEWKIPLFLAFLIIYLITVMGNLGLIAVIWKDSHLHIPMYLFLGSLAFADAWLSSSVTPKMLISFFTKSITISLSECKIQFFSFVISATTECFLLATMAYDRYVAICKPLLYPVIMTNGLCIRLLVLSFVGGFLHALIHEGILFRLTFCNSNIKHHFYCDIPLLTISCTDPSINFLMLFILSGSIQVFTILTILVSYAFVLFTILKKKSVKGIRKAFSTCGAHLLSVCLYYGPLLFMYVGPASPQADDQDMVESLFYTVIIPFLNPMIYSLRNKQVIDSLTKTLKGSV from the exons ATGGATGAGGAAAATGCAACATTGCTGACAAAGTTTCTTCTCACAGGACTTACCTATCAATCAGAGTGGAAAATACCCCTGTTCCTAGCATTCTTGATAATATATCTCATCACCGTCATGGGAAATCTTGGTCTGATTGCTGTCATCTGGAAAGACTCACACCTTCACATTCCAATGTACTTATTCCTTGGGAGTTTAGCCTTTGCAGATGCTTGGTTATCATCCTCAGTGACCCCTAAGATGCTGATCAGCTTCTTCACTAAGAGTATTACGATTTCTCTCTCTGAATGCaagatacaatttttttcctttgtaatcaGTGCAACCACAGAATGTTTTCTCTTGGCAACAATGGCATATGATCGCTATGTAGCCATATGCAAACCTTTACTTTATCCAGTGATTATGACCAATGGACTGTGCATCCGGCTATTAGTCTTGTCATTTGTAGGTGGCTTTCTTCATGCCTTAATTCATGAAGGCATTTTATTCAGATTAACCTTCTGTAATTCTAACATAAAACATCACTTTTACTGTGACATCCCATTGTTAACAATTTCCTGTACTGAcccttctattaattttttaatgctttttattttgtctgGTTCAATACAGGTATTCACTATTTTGACTATTCTTGTCTCTTATGCATTTGTCCTCTttacaatctta aaaaaaaagtcagtcaaAGGCATAAGGAAAGCCTTTTCTACCTGTGGAGCCCATCTCTTATCCGTCTGTTTATATTATGGCCCCCTTCTCTTCATGTATGTGGGCCCTGCATCTCCACAAGCAGATGATCAAGATATGGTGGAGTCTCTGTTTTACACTGTCATCATTCCTTTCTTAAATCCCATGATCTACAGCCTGAGAAATAAGCAAGTCATAGATTCACtgacaaaaacattaaaaggaaGTGTTTAG